The Plasmodium yoelii strain 17X genome assembly, chromosome: 14 DNA segment ATTCGTTGCTATGTTCATGCCCATTTTCAAGCAAACTAGCAATTGGTATTCGAAATATTTTATTGCCTTTACATAAATACAAATGTGTATTAAATGGGTGATTTGaacatatatatgaacaattcattgaatatgtttttaatatttgtattggttgatttgtttttaatccccaaatatataaacttcCATCATTAGTTAAGGAAATTAATGTAAAATAtgaatcatatatatttggtGTTATTGGGAGAATTTGCTTTATACTTGTATTTATATCATGTTGATAAAATAACATTGGTTTAGTTgcacttttttttcttaacaTGTCAtgtaaattatatacatgaattatattatcatcactatatgtatatataacatttaaTGTTTGATcaattattatatcttttataCATCCAAAATGTGCCTGAAATGAACTAATTAATAATCCTGTTATAGAAgaccatatatatatatttcctgTTTTATCACCTccaaaaattaatttttcattttttgttaatttaattacatttatatatacgcGTAAatgttttgtatatattGCATTACTTTTTGTGGATGAATATTGCgttataatttttctatttgcatttaaaattaaaaaatttccatttttaagCATACATATCTTTTTCTCATTATCTTTAATTGATTGTTCAAACTTATTTTCACATCTTTCATTATCCGCATTTATGCAAAGTATATCATAGTTGTCATAAATTAGCATTACTTTGTTCTgttccatttttttgttatttactTTCCTATATCACAATTTTCTGTATTTCGACGTTTATCCCTcatttatatgtatacttAATCATGCATATCTGAGCATAATcacgtatatatatatatatatatatatatatacagttGTGGAATGtaaattttattacattgagatatatcttttattCTTCCTTCCTCTATACAAAGATtgtcaaaaaataattgtttGTATTCCTCATATGTTTTATAAggttaaaaatataactcGAAATATTTATGGGCGTGTGATAACTCTTCCTAACTCTTGattaataacaaaaaatatatgaattctaaaatatgtatataattttattcataaaatttttagGGGGCGTATTCATTTGAatacattttaataaatactttaaaaaaaagataaaataatatatgaaatgcgttccaattttatattctagATTTTCTTCCACtttcttttgtttttaaaaataattttacaaatttttttttatttatagcaGTCCAAAAAACATCACAATTTGTggagaaaattatttatatatatatatgtatacataatatGAGCactaatacatatatatttacttttttCTCGTGACTTAAATATACAAACATTTATAGGtgaatatgttttttatttttgttaactattgtaa contains these protein-coding regions:
- a CDS encoding WD repeat-containing protein, putative, producing MEQNKVMLIYDNYDILCINADNERCENKFEQSIKDNEKKICMLKNGNFLILNANRKIITQYSSTKSNAIYTKHLRVYINVIKLTKNEKLIFGGDKTGNIYIWSSITGLLISSFQAHFGCIKDIIIDQTLNVIYTYSDDNIIHVYNLHDMLRKKSATKPMLFYQHDINTSIKQILPITPNIYDSYFTLISLTNDGSLYIWGLKTNQPIQILKTYSMNCSYICSNHPFNTHLYLCKGNKIFRIPIASLLENGHEHSNECKECKKPNLEKINKCNSDYVKIIKNDEQDNKSYKDENFKDNKLLKNYSQNNPYFNLKNFTTFIGHKNDIIKCYVNDKNQFMISLGKDGLKIWDIYNCYPIKTLKYGGNVIDFYVPSNKQFSYLVELPNLVLEYEDDTKINIIDEISQTTIPEEYNQIFKNDESLLINMATTFAQHGIY